In a single window of the Aquarana catesbeiana isolate 2022-GZ linkage group LG13, ASM4218655v1, whole genome shotgun sequence genome:
- the IFT43 gene encoding intraflagellar transport protein 43 homolog isoform X2 yields the protein MEDVLELGESRRAGGARMGRRARAAQDTQQDEGDTSRVATREGPPKPLRQGGWADDSSGTSKLGKRGAEDVEDRLRQQSLDESDEGEDIPVIPDLEEVQEEDLAQQVAAPPSVQVNRVMTYRDLDNDLMRHAAFQTLDGDIDLKLLTKVLSPEGEVREDDVHWDWDLLYTEVCSELLTEWDVGKTEDDGLVC from the exons GGCGCCAGGATGGGACGTCGTGCTCGAGCTGCTCAGGACACTCAACAAGATGAAGGAGACACTTCCCGCGTGGCCACAAGAGAG GGCCCCCCGAAACCACTGCGGCAGGGAGGGTGGGCAGACGACTCCTCAGGGACCTCCAA GCTGGGAAAGCGTGGTGCGGAGGACGTGGAAGA TCGTTTGAGACAGCAAAGTCTGGATGAGTCGGATGAGGGTGAAG ATATTCCGGTGATTCCAGATCTGGAGGAGGTTCAGGAGGAGGATTTAGCTCAGCAAGTTGCTGCACCCCCTAG TGTTCAAGTAAATCGAGTGATGACCTATAGAGACCTGGACAATGACCTTATGAGACATGCCGCTTTCCAGACCCTG GATGGGGACATCGATCTAAAACTCCTCACCAAAGTCTTGTCACCAGAAGGGGAAGTGAGAGAG GATGACGTGCACTGGGACTGGGATTTGCTTTACACTGAAGTTTGCTCGGAGCTTCTGACGGAGTGGGATGTGGGGAAGACGGAGGATGATGGCTTAGTCTGCTGA
- the IFT43 gene encoding intraflagellar transport protein 43 homolog isoform X1 produces the protein MEDVLELGESRRAGGARMGRRARAAQDTQQDEGDTSRVATREGPPKPLRQGGWADDSSGTSKLGKRGAEDVEDSRLRQQSLDESDEGEDIPVIPDLEEVQEEDLAQQVAAPPSVQVNRVMTYRDLDNDLMRHAAFQTLDGDIDLKLLTKVLSPEGEVREDDVHWDWDLLYTEVCSELLTEWDVGKTEDDGLVC, from the exons GGCGCCAGGATGGGACGTCGTGCTCGAGCTGCTCAGGACACTCAACAAGATGAAGGAGACACTTCCCGCGTGGCCACAAGAGAG GGCCCCCCGAAACCACTGCGGCAGGGAGGGTGGGCAGACGACTCCTCAGGGACCTCCAA GCTGGGAAAGCGTGGTGCGGAGGACGTGGAAGA CAGTCGTTTGAGACAGCAAAGTCTGGATGAGTCGGATGAGGGTGAAG ATATTCCGGTGATTCCAGATCTGGAGGAGGTTCAGGAGGAGGATTTAGCTCAGCAAGTTGCTGCACCCCCTAG TGTTCAAGTAAATCGAGTGATGACCTATAGAGACCTGGACAATGACCTTATGAGACATGCCGCTTTCCAGACCCTG GATGGGGACATCGATCTAAAACTCCTCACCAAAGTCTTGTCACCAGAAGGGGAAGTGAGAGAG GATGACGTGCACTGGGACTGGGATTTGCTTTACACTGAAGTTTGCTCGGAGCTTCTGACGGAGTGGGATGTGGGGAAGACGGAGGATGATGGCTTAGTCTGCTGA
- the IFT43 gene encoding intraflagellar transport protein 43 homolog isoform X3 has protein sequence MGRRARAAQDTQQDEGDTSRVATREGPPKPLRQGGWADDSSGTSKLGKRGAEDVEDSRLRQQSLDESDEGEDIPVIPDLEEVQEEDLAQQVAAPPSVQVNRVMTYRDLDNDLMRHAAFQTLDGDIDLKLLTKVLSPEGEVREDDVHWDWDLLYTEVCSELLTEWDVGKTEDDGLVC, from the exons ATGGGACGTCGTGCTCGAGCTGCTCAGGACACTCAACAAGATGAAGGAGACACTTCCCGCGTGGCCACAAGAGAG GGCCCCCCGAAACCACTGCGGCAGGGAGGGTGGGCAGACGACTCCTCAGGGACCTCCAA GCTGGGAAAGCGTGGTGCGGAGGACGTGGAAGA CAGTCGTTTGAGACAGCAAAGTCTGGATGAGTCGGATGAGGGTGAAG ATATTCCGGTGATTCCAGATCTGGAGGAGGTTCAGGAGGAGGATTTAGCTCAGCAAGTTGCTGCACCCCCTAG TGTTCAAGTAAATCGAGTGATGACCTATAGAGACCTGGACAATGACCTTATGAGACATGCCGCTTTCCAGACCCTG GATGGGGACATCGATCTAAAACTCCTCACCAAAGTCTTGTCACCAGAAGGGGAAGTGAGAGAG GATGACGTGCACTGGGACTGGGATTTGCTTTACACTGAAGTTTGCTCGGAGCTTCTGACGGAGTGGGATGTGGGGAAGACGGAGGATGATGGCTTAGTCTGCTGA